In one window of Sciurus carolinensis chromosome X, mSciCar1.2, whole genome shotgun sequence DNA:
- the Tsc22d3 gene encoding TSC22 domain family protein 3 isoform X2: protein MNTEMYQTPMEVAVYQLHNFSISFFSSLLGGDVVSVKLDNSASGASVVAIDNKIEQAMDLVKNHLMYAVREEVEILKEQIRELVEKNSQLERENTLLKTLASPEQLEKFQSRLSPEEPAAESPQAPEASGGSAV, encoded by the exons ATGAACACCGAAATGTATCAGACCCCCATGGAGGTGGCGGTCTATCAGCTGCACaatttctccatctccttcttctcttccctgctTGGAGGGGATGTGGTTTCCGTTAAGCTGGATAACAG TGCCTCCGGAGCCAGCGTGGTGGCCATAGACAACAAGATTGAGCAGGCCATG GATCTGGTGAAGAATCATCTGATGTATGCTGTGAGAGAGGAGGTGGAGATCCTGAAGGAGCAGATCCGAGAGCTGGTGGAGAAGAACTCCCAGCTAGAGCGTGAGAACACCCTTCTGAAGACCCTGGCGAGCCCCGAGCAGCTGGAGAAGTTCCAGTCCCGGCTGAGTCCTGAAGAGCCAGCTGCCGAATCCCCACAAGCGCCTGAAGCCTCCGGTGGTTCTGCGGTGTAA